The following coding sequences are from one Panicum hallii strain FIL2 chromosome 5, PHallii_v3.1, whole genome shotgun sequence window:
- the LOC112891510 gene encoding uncharacterized protein LOC112891510: MHDIGLSARAAGASSSSSPSAAGDDDDKSKTRKAHPAFAAAYARLHYSHRAAVALFLLLTVAVAAFLVGRARPSIDCATPRLCARFLALPDAAAAASDFGSLGVPWCRSKTGKTVKWTYKDLLNGLEEFVPIYETRPIKNNMYGMGFDHSFGLWFMARWLKPDLMIESGAFKGHSTWVLRQAMPNTRIISLSPRHPEKYIKKGPAYVDGNCTYLAGKEFVDFGSVDWEKLLRNHGVSDPSKVLVFFDDHQSELKRLKQALKAGFRHLIFEDNYDTGTGDHYSLRQICDQFYIRGGGHSCFWDSDEARFRSKRKKLWEKAVEIDDLCGKDDAWWGVRGYMRDNFNHSNKVISYKEHFQNSRLVESVLDLYWELPPVAGPSLTHQTRYDPARAADPIIEDGRYGLFRRTGLERLDASVFNGYTQMAYVEISGSTLNIDDV; the protein is encoded by the exons ATGCACGACATTGGTCtctccgcccgcgccgccggcgcgtcctcttcctcctccccctccgcggCCGGGGACGACGACGACAAGTCCAAGACCCGGAAAGCACACCCCGCCTTTGCCGCCGCCTACGCGCGCCTCCACTACTCCcatcgcgccgccgtcgccctgtTCCTCCTCCTCACCGTCGCGGTCGCCGCCTTCCTGGTGGGCCGCGCCCGCCCCAGCATCGACTGCGCGACGCCGCGCCTCTGTGCGCGCTTCCTCGCCCTTCcagatgccgccgccgccgcctccgattTTGGCTCCCTCGGCGTCCCGTGGT GCAGATCAAAAACAGGGAAGACAGTCAAATGGACTTATAAGGACCTACTTAACGGATTGGAAGAATTTGTGCCAATATATGAGACCCGCCCCATCAAGAATAACATGTATGGAATGGGCTTTGACCACAGCTTTGGGCTTTGGTTTATGGCTCGCTGGCTTAAACCGGATCTGATGATTGAGAGTGGTGCTTTCAAGGGGCACTCTACTTGGGTCTTGCGGCAGGCCATGCCAAATACTAGGATTATATCACTCTCTCCAAGACAccctgaaaaatatattaagaaGGGACCTGCATATGTTGATGGGAACTGTACTTATCTTGCTGGGAAGGAATTTGTCGATTTTGGAAGTGTTGATTGGGAAAAACTATTGAGAAATCATGGTGTTTCTGATCCCAGTAAGGTGCTTGTTTTCTTTGATGACCACCAAAGTGAGTTGAAAAG GTTAAAGCAGGCACTAAAAGCTGGATTTCGGCATCTCATATTTGAGGACAACTATGATACTGGTACAGGTGACCATTATTCCTTGAGACAGATCTGTGATCAATTCTACATCAGAG GTGGTGGACATAGCTGCTTCTGGGATAGTGATGAAGCAAGATTTAGATCGAAACGGAAGAAGCTTTGGGAGAAGGCCGTGGAGATAGATGATTTATGTGGAAAGGACGATGCATGGTGGGGTGTTAGGGGCTACATGCGAGACAATTTCAACCATAGCAATAAGGTCATCTCATACAAAGAGCATTTCCAGAACAGTAGGCTTGTTGAATCTGTGTTGGATTTATATTGGGAGCTTCCTCCTGTTGCTGGTCCATCCTTAACACATCAAACAAGGTATGACCCAGCACGTGCAGCTGACCCTATCATTGAAGATGGTCGCTATGGCTTGTTTCGAAGAACGGGTCTAGAAAGATTGGATGCATCAGTGTTCAACGGTTACACTCAGATGGCATATGTTGAGATATCTGGTTCAACATTGAACATAGACGACGTTTAG